A section of the Schistocerca cancellata isolate TAMUIC-IGC-003103 unplaced genomic scaffold, iqSchCanc2.1 HiC_scaffold_708, whole genome shotgun sequence genome encodes:
- the LOC126140952 gene encoding ankyrin repeat, PH and SEC7 domain containing protein secG-like, with product MVKWCLKRGANVDCHYEDMLTPLHIAAEKGHEEMLDILLKHSNKCIDLKTLFGDTALLIATQNEHKLIMKKLLDKGANVNCTDIFGRTPLHVAVFKKKSGIVKILISYGARVNTMDTFGEHALCTAVITSPNPPVTYALLKNEANINCINSQGMSLLSEAILSANTKSSIDAIKMLLRRGASVNMRNTINGQTPLHVAAQTGNQPIVELLVASGADTKVKDHHGRTPRDTAKQPDSPWDESEYF from the exons ATGGTGAAATGGTGCTTGAAACGAGGTGCAAACGTTGACTGTCATTATGAAGATATGCTGACACCACTGCATATAGCTGCAGAGAAAGGTCATGAAGAAATGCTTGATATTCTTCTCAAACACAGCAACAAATGTATTGACTTGAAAACATTGTTTGGAGACACAGCACTTCTGATTGCCACACAAAATGAACATAAATTG ATTATGAAAAAACTATTAGACAAAGGAGCAAATGTGAACTGTACAGACATTTTTGGCAGGACGCCTTTACATGTGGctgtttttaaaaagaaatctggCATTGTAAAAATATTGATATCTTATGGTGCAAGA GTCAACACTATGGATACGTTTGGGGAACATGCACTATGTACAGCAGTCATTACGTCCCCAAATCCACCTGTCACATATGCCCTTCTGAAGAATGAGGCAAATATCAACTGCATTAACAGTCAAGGAATGAGTCTGCTTTCTGAAGCTATTCTATCAGCAAACACAAAATCAAGTATTGATGCAATAAAAATGCTG TTGCGTCGTGGGGCAAGTGTAAACATGCGCAACACTATCAATGGGCAGACACCTCTACATGTTGCTGCACAGACTGGCAATCAGCCCATTGTTGAGCTCCTGGTAGCATCAGGAGCTGATACAAAAGTAAAAGACCACCATGGCCGTACACCCCGAGATACAGCTAAACA GCCTGATTCACCTTGGGATGAAAGTGAGTACTTCTAA